From the Streptomyces sp. SN-593 genome, the window GTCGGAGGTGAGCCGGGTGGTGGCGGGCAGCAGGGCGACACCGCCGTCGACCCGGTTGGCCCGGGCCACCCAGCGGCAGTAGTTGACCAGACTGCGGTGCGTGACCTCGACTCCCTTCGGCACGCCCGTACTGCCGGAGGTGAACATCAGGTAGGCGAGGTCGTCCGGCTGTACGGGGACGTCGGCCTGCTGTACGGGGACGTGGTCCGGCCGCCCGGGGACGTCGGCCGGCCCGGCAGGACCCGACCACAGGTCGGGACCGAGCACGACCGAGGGCGTGTCCTTGCCCGCCCGCAGGGCCCACTCGGCGGACTCCTCCTGCCCGCACAGCGCCGCGTCGGGGCGGGCCTGCTCCAGCAGGGCCCGGGTGCGCTGCGGCGGGTCGGCGGGGCCGAGCGGCAGCCAGGCGGCGCCCGCCGTGAGCGTGCCGAGTATCCCGGCCATGAGTTCGGGGGTGGCCGGTCCGAAGACCGCCACCAGCGATCCGCGGCCGACGCCCACCGAGCGCAGCCTGGCGGCCACCCGCTCCGCCGACAGCAGGAGTTCGCGGTAGCCGACGGTCCGGCCGGGCGCGTGCAGCGCGACGGCGTCGGGACGGCGGCGGGCGTGTTCCGCGACCAGGTGGTGCACGCAGGCGCCGGTCACAGGGCTGCCTGCTCGGCGACGAGCGGGCCGACCGCTGTGCACGGCTCCTCGGTGACCGTCCGCAGGATGCCGTCGAAGGTGGCGACCAGCGCCTTGATCACGTCGGGCGGGTAGCGGTCGGCCTTGTAGGTGACGTACCCGCAGAGCGCGGGCCCGTCCGCGCGCAGTTCCATCGTCAGTCCGAAGGTGGTGGGGTCGAGTTCCTGGTCGTCGCCGACGGCCAGACCGGACGCCTGGCGCAGGAGACCCCCGGGCACCGGGGTCTCGGGCACCCAGGGGTCCTGGAGCGCGAAGCCCACCTGGAGCAGGTCGGCGAGGTCGATGCCGTCGCGCTCCCGGAGCGCGTCGACCACCTCCTCCAACGGGACGTCCTGGTGGTCGAACGCCTCCAGCAGGGCGGCCCTGACCGTCCGCAGGTACGCCTCGAACGGGGCGGCGGGGTCGATCGGAGCGCGCAGCACCAGGGTGTTGGAGAAGAGGCCGACCAGCTTCTGCGTCCCGGGCCAGCGGCGGTTGGCGACCTGGATGGCGGCCATCGTCTCCGGTGCGCCGCAGCGGGAGGCCACCGCGAGCAGGAAGACCGCCAGCAGGACCGTGAAGTCGGTGGTGTTCTCCCTGCGGGCCAGCCGGGCGACCGAGGCCAGCGCCGCGGCGGGCACGGCGACGGGCTGCGTGGCGCTGCGGTACTCGTCCTCGTCGTCCAGCGCCCCGGGCAGCCGCAGGTCGGGGTAGGGCGGTGCGAGCCGGTCCAGCCAGTAGGCGCGGGACGCGTCCATCCCCCCGGCCGCCCGGTGGCCCGCCTGCCAGGCCGCGAAGTCGGTGTACGTGTAGGCGAGCGGCTCGGGCGCCGCGGTGCCCTCGACCCGGGCCCGGTAGTGCGCGGCGACGTCGGCGACCAGTTGGCCGCGCGACCAGCCGTCGAAGGCGATGTGGTGGGTGACGACCAGCACCGCGCTGCGGGTCGCGGTGAAGCGCAGCACCCTCAGCCGCAGCGGGATCTCGCGGACCAGGTCGAACGGCAGCCGGGACTCGGCCTTGGCGGCCCGCCGGATCACCTCCTCGCGCGCCGCCTCGTCCAGGTCGCCGTACTCGCGCTGCCGGACCGGCACGGTGAAGTCGGGGCGTACGGTCTGCCGGGGGCCGTCGGGCCCCTCCTCCAGGGTGGCGCGCAGGACGTCGTGCCGGCGTACGGTGCCGCGCAGCGCGGACATCAGCAGGCGTCGGTCGAGGTCCCCGGTCAGGTCCACCCGCATGACCTGGTTGAAGAACGCGGCCTGCGGCAGGACGCGTTCGACCTTCCAGAAGCGCTCCTGGAGCGGGGCGAGCGGAGCACCGTACGGGCGCAGCGGGGGGTGGGCGAGCCGGACCGGGCCGTCGGCGGGCGCGTCGTCCGCGGCGCGGGCGCCGGTCTCCCGCGTCCGCTCCCGGGCGGCGTCGACCAGCACGCCCAGGCTCGCCAGGGTGGGATGGTCGAAGACGTCCCGCAGCCGCAGTTGGACGCCCAACTCCTCCGTGATCCGGCCGATCAGCCGGGTGGCGATGAGCGACTGCCCGCCCAGGCTGAAGAAGTCGAGGTCCTCGGCGCCGGCGGGGTGGTCGAGCAGTTCGTTCCACAGGTTCCGCAGGCGCTCGGCGGTGTCGTTCACGCCTGTGCCCCGGCGCCGCCGAGGGCCAGGACGCCGGCCGCTTCCGCGGCCTGCCGCAGCTCCTGAAGATGCACCAGGTTGGCCAGCACCTCCTGCGGTGGGACGCCGAAGTCCACCAGGCAGGCGATCTCGGTCACGCCCGAGGCGGCCAGTTCGCGGACCCTGGGCAAGGCGGACTCCGGCGTCCCGAACAGCCCGTTGGTGGTGAAGTAGCGTTCGAAGGCCAGCTCCGCCAGGGCCGCCCGGTCCGCGGCGCTCACCTTGGCGGGGTCGATGGCCACGTCCTTGCTGCTGGCCAGTTTCGCGAACAGCTCCATGTGCGAGCGCAGGTAGCCGACCAGGGGGGCGTGGACCGTGCGCCGCACGGCCTCCTGATCGGGGCCGACGAAGGTGTGGAGCATCGCGGTGACCGCGTGCTCGTCCGGATCGCGCCCCGCGGCGCGCAGTTCGTCGCGGTAGAGCGCTGCCTTCTCGGCGAGTTCCGCGGTGCTCTGCTCCAGCAGGGCGGTCAGGACGTGCAGTCCCTCACGGGCGCCGGTGCGCCAGGTCTCCGGCGAGGAGGACGCGGTGATCCACAGCGGGATCTCCGGCTGCACCGGGCGCGGCAGGGTGCCGATCCCGATGAGGGTGCCGGCGCCGTCCCGGCGCTCGATCGTGTTGCCCCGCCACAGCTCGCGCAGTTGCCGGATGCCCCGCACCGTCCGGTCCCGCCGGTCGGCGTAGGCGTCGGGGGACAGTGCGAAGTCGTTGGGGTGCCAGCCGGAGGCGAAGGAGACCCCGGTCCGGCCGCCGGACAGGTTGTCCACGACGGCCCACTCCTCGGCCACCCGGATCGGGTCGTGCAGCGGGAGGACGACGCTGCCGGCCCGTATCCCCACGTGCTCGGTGACCGCGCTGACGGCGCCGGCCAGGATCGCCGGCGCCGGGTAGGGGCCGCCGAAGGAGTCGAAGTGGCGCTCGGGGAGCCAGATCGCCTCGAAGCCGTTGCGGTCGGCGAAGCGGGCGCAGTCCAGCAGGAAGGCGTAGTGCTCGGCGGTCGTGTGGTCACCGCCGGCCGAGAAGAAGAACAGGCTCCACTTCAACGGCTGCCCGCCGTGCCGTAAGCGGGGCGGGGCGGGAACCTGTCCGGGCGGCTCGGGGGGCTGGCTGCGGGCGGCCAGCCGTTCCTGGAGCAACCGACGCTGCTGCGGGGACAGGGCGCGTATACGGGCGTCGATTTCCACCACGGGCGGGAATGCCTCCATGAGACGGCCGGTAGGTGGTCCCACATCGGCAGGGGCTGAGGGACGGGCCCTGAAGGGGACGCACGGCACGGTGAGCCGGATGAATGACAGCGCGGGTCAGGTGGAGCGTCAGCGTTCACCCAAGGATCTGCACTCGGCACTCCGCCGTCAAGAGCGCTCGACGGGGGGCCTCTGGACGCCCCATGCCTGCCGTGGTCTTCTGGCATCCGACGCTTGGGAGGGACGAGATGGCAGGGGAAGCGCGAGCCGGCGCCGCGTCCGTGGGCGGCGCGGGCAACGACCTGGCCGGACGCCTGGAACGGCTCACCACGGCCCAACGGGCCCTGCTGAAGCGCCGGTTGGGGCAGCGCGCGTCGCCCGGACCCTACCGGCCGTCCGCGACGCAGTTCGGGATCTGGCTCTTCGAGCAGCTCAACCCCGGAACCTCGACCTACCACAACCCGGCGGCCGTGAGGCTGTCCGGGCCGGTCGACGAGGACCTGCTGCGCGCGGCGCTCCAGCGGGTCCAGGACCGTCACGAACCGCTGCGCTCCCGCTACCCGGCCGACGAGGACGGCGTGCCGCGCGCGTTCGTGGAACCACCGGACGCGCTGCGCCTGCCCTGGCGGGTGGAGGACGT encodes:
- a CDS encoding condensation domain-containing protein, whose protein sequence is MNDTAERLRNLWNELLDHPAGAEDLDFFSLGGQSLIATRLIGRITEELGVQLRLRDVFDHPTLASLGVLVDAARERTRETGARAADDAPADGPVRLAHPPLRPYGAPLAPLQERFWKVERVLPQAAFFNQVMRVDLTGDLDRRLLMSALRGTVRRHDVLRATLEEGPDGPRQTVRPDFTVPVRQREYGDLDEAAREEVIRRAAKAESRLPFDLVREIPLRLRVLRFTATRSAVLVVTHHIAFDGWSRGQLVADVAAHYRARVEGTAAPEPLAYTYTDFAAWQAGHRAAGGMDASRAYWLDRLAPPYPDLRLPGALDDEDEYRSATQPVAVPAAALASVARLARRENTTDFTVLLAVFLLAVASRCGAPETMAAIQVANRRWPGTQKLVGLFSNTLVLRAPIDPAAPFEAYLRTVRAALLEAFDHQDVPLEEVVDALRERDGIDLADLLQVGFALQDPWVPETPVPGGLLRQASGLAVGDDQELDPTTFGLTMELRADGPALCGYVTYKADRYPPDVIKALVATFDGILRTVTEEPCTAVGPLVAEQAAL
- a CDS encoding MupA/Atu3671 family FMN-dependent luciferase-like monooxygenase, translating into MVEIDARIRALSPQQRRLLQERLAARSQPPEPPGQVPAPPRLRHGGQPLKWSLFFFSAGGDHTTAEHYAFLLDCARFADRNGFEAIWLPERHFDSFGGPYPAPAILAGAVSAVTEHVGIRAGSVVLPLHDPIRVAEEWAVVDNLSGGRTGVSFASGWHPNDFALSPDAYADRRDRTVRGIRQLRELWRGNTIERRDGAGTLIGIGTLPRPVQPEIPLWITASSSPETWRTGAREGLHVLTALLEQSTAELAEKAALYRDELRAAGRDPDEHAVTAMLHTFVGPDQEAVRRTVHAPLVGYLRSHMELFAKLASSKDVAIDPAKVSAADRAALAELAFERYFTTNGLFGTPESALPRVRELAASGVTEIACLVDFGVPPQEVLANLVHLQELRQAAEAAGVLALGGAGAQA